In Phenylobacterium zucineum HLK1, one DNA window encodes the following:
- a CDS encoding 3-hydroxybutyrate dehydrogenase — MAVDYKLEGHVAVVTGSTSGIGQALATALAEQGVNVVLNGFGDPQKIEADRQAIQARTNAAVRYHGADMTKPAEIADMIAFAKAEFGRLDILVNNAGVQHVAPVDEFPDEKWDQLIAVILSSTFHATKAAVPVMKAQGRGRIVNIASAHGLVASAFKAPYVAAKHGVVGFTKSCAVELARTGITVNAICPGYVKTPLIESQIVDQAKARGIAPERVVEDVILAAQPNKTFVEYEHLAGLLLYLVSDLGASATGAAMTVDGAWTAA; from the coding sequence ATGGCCGTCGACTACAAACTCGAAGGCCACGTGGCCGTCGTCACCGGCTCCACCAGCGGCATCGGCCAGGCGCTGGCGACCGCCCTGGCGGAGCAAGGCGTGAACGTGGTCCTGAACGGCTTCGGCGACCCGCAGAAGATCGAGGCCGACCGCCAGGCGATCCAGGCCCGCACCAACGCGGCGGTCCGCTACCACGGCGCCGACATGACCAAGCCGGCCGAGATCGCCGACATGATCGCCTTCGCGAAGGCCGAGTTCGGCCGGCTGGACATCCTGGTGAACAACGCCGGCGTCCAGCACGTGGCGCCCGTCGACGAGTTCCCGGACGAGAAGTGGGACCAGCTGATCGCGGTGATCCTGTCGTCCACCTTCCATGCGACCAAGGCGGCCGTGCCGGTGATGAAGGCGCAAGGGCGCGGCCGGATCGTCAACATCGCCTCGGCCCACGGCCTCGTCGCCTCGGCGTTCAAGGCGCCCTACGTCGCCGCCAAGCACGGCGTGGTGGGGTTCACCAAGTCCTGCGCGGTCGAGCTGGCGCGCACCGGGATCACCGTCAACGCCATCTGTCCCGGCTATGTGAAGACGCCGCTCATCGAGAGCCAGATCGTCGACCAGGCGAAGGCCCGCGGCATCGCCCCCGAGCGGGTGGTGGAGGATGTCATCCTGGCGGCCCAGCCCAACAAGACGTTCGTCGAGTACGAGCACCTCGCGGGCCTGCTCCTGTACCTCGTTTCGGACCTCGGCGCCTCGGCGACCGGCGCGGCGATGACGGTGGACGGCGCCTGGACCGCAGCCTGA
- a CDS encoding acetolactate synthase large subunit, translating into MNGADALISTLVANEVTACFANPGTSEMQFVAALDGVPQMRPVLCQFEGVATGAADGYGRIADRPACTLLHLGPGYGNGVANLHNARRAYTPIVNVIGDHATYHRQYDAPLNSDIATLVKPNSIWVKSAETADDVSALAAEAVQASYGPPGGPVSLILPADSAWLPAGGEIARAQRPARAAPRGEAVEAAARALKAAKNPVILLGNQACRAEALKEAARLQAAGITIYSDTFVPRQPRGAGVFAPKKMPYFGEMALGELEGVDLMVFVGTTTPVAFFAYPNRPSVLVPEGCQTLTLADRAEDSVAGLAALADALGAPKEGPVQALALPDAAPSGGLNPYYVGTSIARHMPENAIVCDDAVTSGTGVAAMTASARPHEVLALTGGAIGIGLPLAIGAAVAAPDRKVLSLNGDGAAMYTVQALWTMARENLDITVVVFANYTYRILNVEMTRTGAGEAGPSARKLLDLGDPKIDWVPIAKGMGLPAVSCATAEEFDKAFAAAMAQKGPTFIEAVI; encoded by the coding sequence ATGAACGGCGCCGACGCCCTGATCTCGACCCTGGTGGCCAACGAGGTCACCGCCTGCTTCGCCAATCCCGGCACCAGCGAGATGCAGTTCGTGGCCGCGCTGGACGGCGTGCCGCAGATGCGGCCGGTGCTGTGCCAGTTCGAAGGCGTGGCCACGGGCGCGGCCGACGGCTACGGCCGGATCGCGGACCGGCCGGCCTGCACCCTGCTGCACCTCGGGCCCGGCTACGGCAACGGCGTCGCCAACCTGCACAACGCCCGCCGGGCCTATACGCCGATCGTCAACGTGATCGGCGACCACGCCACCTATCACCGCCAGTACGACGCGCCGCTGAACTCCGACATCGCCACCCTGGTGAAGCCGAACTCGATCTGGGTGAAGTCGGCCGAGACCGCCGACGATGTCTCGGCGCTCGCGGCCGAGGCCGTGCAGGCCTCGTACGGTCCGCCCGGCGGTCCGGTCAGCCTGATCCTCCCGGCCGACAGCGCCTGGCTGCCGGCCGGCGGCGAGATCGCCCGCGCCCAGCGGCCGGCGCGCGCGGCGCCCCGCGGCGAGGCGGTCGAGGCCGCCGCCCGCGCGCTGAAGGCGGCGAAGAACCCCGTGATCCTGCTGGGCAATCAGGCCTGCCGCGCCGAGGCGCTGAAGGAGGCCGCCCGGCTGCAGGCGGCGGGGATCACCATCTATTCCGACACCTTCGTGCCCCGCCAGCCGCGCGGCGCCGGCGTGTTCGCGCCCAAGAAGATGCCCTACTTCGGCGAGATGGCCCTGGGCGAGCTCGAGGGCGTCGACCTGATGGTGTTCGTCGGCACGACGACGCCGGTGGCCTTCTTCGCCTATCCCAACCGGCCCAGCGTCCTCGTCCCCGAGGGGTGCCAGACCCTCACCCTCGCGGACCGGGCCGAGGATTCGGTCGCCGGCCTCGCCGCCCTGGCCGATGCGCTGGGGGCGCCCAAGGAAGGGCCGGTCCAGGCGCTGGCCCTGCCGGACGCCGCGCCCAGCGGGGGCCTCAATCCCTACTACGTGGGAACGTCCATCGCCCGGCACATGCCCGAGAACGCCATCGTCTGCGACGATGCGGTGACCTCCGGCACCGGCGTGGCGGCCATGACGGCGAGCGCCCGGCCGCACGAGGTGCTGGCGCTGACCGGCGGGGCGATCGGCATCGGCCTGCCGCTCGCCATCGGCGCGGCCGTCGCCGCGCCCGACCGCAAGGTGCTCAGCCTGAACGGCGACGGGGCGGCGATGTATACGGTCCAGGCGCTCTGGACGATGGCCCGCGAGAACCTCGACATCACCGTCGTGGTGTTCGCCAACTACACCTACCGCATCCTCAACGTGGAGATGACCCGCACCGGCGCCGGCGAGGCGGGCCCCTCGGCGCGCAAGCTGCTCGACCTGGGCGATCCGAAGATCGACTGGGTCCCGATCGCCAAGGGCATGGGCCTGCCGGCGGTGAGCTGCGCCACCGCCGAGGAGTTCGACAAGGCCTTCGCCGCCGCCATGGCCCAGAAGGGCCCGACCTTCATCGAGGCGGTGATCTAG
- a CDS encoding SPFH domain-containing protein, whose product MELAVAGVFLFLAVVVAFNAIKIVPQGREYTVERFGRYTRTLKPGISFLTPFVEGVGRRVNMMEQVLDVPRQEVITKDNAAVQVDGIVFIQVMDAAAAAYRVDNLNYAIQQLAMTNLRTVVGSMELDEVLSQRDAINTRLLNVIDEATGPWGVKAARIEIKDLQPPPDITAAMARQMKAERERRAVITEADGEKSAAIARAEGAKQAAILEAEGRREAAFRDAEAREREAEAEAKATELVSTAIARGDVNAINYFVAQKYVEAFAQLANSPQQKTVIVPAEMTALVGSVGGIGELVKAIGAEPPPRPAARSRGAAVPPTGA is encoded by the coding sequence ATGGAGCTCGCAGTCGCAGGCGTCTTTCTGTTCCTGGCGGTGGTGGTGGCGTTCAACGCCATCAAGATCGTGCCGCAGGGGCGCGAGTACACGGTGGAGCGGTTCGGCCGCTACACCCGCACGCTGAAGCCGGGGATCAGCTTCCTGACGCCGTTCGTCGAGGGCGTGGGCCGGCGGGTGAACATGATGGAGCAGGTGCTGGACGTGCCGCGCCAGGAGGTGATCACCAAGGACAACGCCGCGGTGCAGGTGGACGGCATCGTGTTCATCCAGGTTATGGACGCGGCGGCCGCCGCCTACCGGGTGGACAACCTGAACTACGCCATCCAGCAGCTGGCCATGACCAACCTGCGGACGGTGGTGGGCTCGATGGAGCTGGACGAGGTGCTGTCGCAGCGCGACGCGATCAACACCCGCCTGCTCAACGTGATCGACGAGGCCACCGGCCCCTGGGGCGTGAAGGCCGCGCGGATCGAGATCAAGGACCTGCAGCCGCCGCCGGACATCACCGCGGCCATGGCCCGCCAGATGAAGGCCGAGCGCGAGCGCCGCGCCGTCATCACCGAGGCCGACGGCGAGAAGTCGGCCGCAATCGCCCGCGCCGAGGGCGCCAAGCAGGCCGCCATCCTCGAGGCCGAGGGCCGGCGCGAGGCCGCCTTCCGCGACGCCGAGGCGCGCGAGCGGGAGGCCGAGGCCGAGGCCAAGGCGACCGAGCTCGTTTCGACCGCCATCGCCCGCGGCGACGTGAACGCCATCAACTACTTCGTCGCCCAGAAGTACGTGGAGGCCTTCGCCCAGCTGGCCAACAGCCCGCAGCAGAAGACGGTGATCGTCCCGGCCGAGATGACCGCCCTCGTGGGCTCGGTGGGCGGGATCGGCGAGCTGGTGAAGGCGATCGGCGCCGAGCCGCCGCCACGGCCTGCGGCGCGAAGCCGCGGGGCCGCCGTCCCGCCGACGGGAGCCTGA
- a CDS encoding NAD(P)H-dependent flavin oxidoreductase gives MTLHTKLCDLLEVRHPIMLAGMGGVSYAELVAAVSNAGGYGVLGMAGRGPDFIRDQMRQVRKLTDKPFGVDLLAASPESLTDSVDVIIEEGASSFVAGLGVPMPILEKLKNAGLKVMVVCGAVKHAVKAEQAGCDAVICQGGEGGGHTGLVGTMPLVAQAVEAVKIPVVAAGGLYDGRGLAAALSLGAVGVWMGTRFIASKEAHAGEMYRQTIVAASDEDTVRTRCYSGKPMRVKKNPYVEDWESRPADIQPFPMQAMISHNAGVMGGIGGQVEGLDADKSCFAMGQSAGGVRDVRPAGEIVAAIMAEAEAAIDRVAALRGRAMAPA, from the coding sequence ATGACCCTGCACACCAAGCTCTGCGACCTGCTGGAGGTGAGGCATCCGATCATGCTCGCCGGCATGGGCGGGGTGTCCTACGCCGAGCTCGTGGCGGCGGTGTCCAACGCCGGCGGCTATGGCGTGCTGGGCATGGCCGGCCGCGGGCCGGACTTCATCCGCGACCAGATGCGGCAGGTCCGCAAGCTTACCGACAAGCCTTTCGGCGTGGACCTGCTGGCCGCCTCCCCGGAAAGCCTGACCGACTCGGTCGACGTGATCATAGAGGAGGGCGCCTCCAGCTTCGTCGCCGGCCTGGGCGTGCCGATGCCGATCCTCGAGAAGCTGAAGAACGCCGGCCTGAAGGTCATGGTGGTCTGCGGGGCCGTGAAGCACGCGGTGAAGGCCGAACAGGCCGGCTGCGATGCGGTGATCTGCCAGGGCGGCGAAGGCGGCGGTCACACCGGCCTCGTCGGCACCATGCCGCTGGTGGCCCAGGCGGTGGAGGCGGTGAAGATCCCGGTGGTGGCGGCCGGCGGCCTCTACGACGGCCGGGGCCTGGCGGCGGCGCTGTCGCTGGGCGCCGTCGGCGTCTGGATGGGCACGCGGTTCATCGCCTCGAAGGAGGCCCACGCCGGCGAGATGTACCGCCAGACCATCGTCGCGGCCTCGGACGAGGACACGGTGCGCACCCGCTGCTACTCGGGCAAGCCGATGCGGGTGAAGAAGAACCCCTACGTCGAGGACTGGGAAAGCCGCCCGGCCGACATCCAGCCCTTCCCGATGCAGGCGATGATCTCGCACAACGCCGGCGTCATGGGCGGCATCGGCGGCCAGGTCGAGGGGCTGGACGCCGACAAGTCCTGCTTCGCCATGGGCCAGTCGGCGGGCGGCGTCCGCGACGTGCGTCCTGCGGGCGAGATCGTCGCGGCCATCATGGCCGAGGCCGAGGCGGCGATCGACCGGGTCGCGGCCCTGCGCGGCCGGGCCATGGCCCCCGCCTGA
- the yaaA gene encoding peroxide stress protein YaaA yields MLIVLSPAKALDFAQPPVQAPLTAPQMTEDTSELAKVARKLTARDLSRLMSLSESLAKLNRERFQAFDPVSEEGLQAAFAFNGDVYQGLRARELDRKALAWAQDHVRILSGLYGVLRPLDAIQPYRLEMGVRLKTKRGSTLYDFWGEKVSLALNEAAQGHKDRTLVNCASGEYFGAVDRRALKLPVVSCRFLEEKDGQARIISFYAKRARGLLARYAIDNRIERAADLKGFDAAGYRFAPELSTDEEFTFARPQPPPPAASRNKED; encoded by the coding sequence ATGCTGATCGTGCTCTCCCCGGCCAAGGCGCTGGACTTCGCCCAGCCGCCCGTGCAGGCGCCGCTCACCGCGCCGCAGATGACCGAGGACACGTCCGAACTCGCCAAGGTCGCCCGGAAGCTGACCGCCCGCGACCTATCGCGGCTGATGTCGCTGTCGGAGAGCCTCGCCAAGCTGAACCGCGAGCGGTTCCAGGCCTTCGACCCGGTCTCGGAAGAGGGGCTGCAGGCGGCCTTCGCCTTCAACGGCGACGTCTACCAGGGCCTGCGCGCCCGCGAGCTGGACCGCAAGGCCCTGGCCTGGGCCCAGGACCATGTGCGGATCCTCTCGGGCCTCTACGGCGTGCTGCGGCCGCTCGACGCCATCCAGCCCTACCGCCTGGAGATGGGCGTGCGGCTGAAGACGAAGCGGGGCTCCACCCTCTACGACTTCTGGGGCGAGAAGGTCAGCCTCGCCCTGAACGAGGCCGCCCAGGGCCACAAGGACAGGACGCTCGTGAACTGCGCCAGCGGCGAGTATTTCGGCGCGGTCGACCGCCGGGCCCTGAAGCTGCCGGTGGTGAGCTGCCGGTTCCTGGAGGAAAAGGACGGCCAGGCGCGGATCATCTCGTTCTACGCCAAGCGCGCGCGGGGGCTGCTCGCCCGCTACGCCATCGACAATCGCATCGAGCGCGCCGCCGACCTGAAGGGGTTCGACGCCGCCGGCTACCGTTTCGCCCCGGAGCTTTCGACGGACGAGGAATTCACCTTCGCCCGGCCGCAGCCCCCGCCGCCCGCCGCCTCCCGGAACAAGGAAGACTGA
- a CDS encoding FAD-binding oxidoreductase, translating into MTAPVPADVISRLKAVLGEGGWSEDPQRIAPKLVEWRDRWVGQTPFLALPKTTFEVAAVVGVCGQAGQPITIQGGNTGLVGGQIPQGEILLSTERMRAIREVSPLDDVITAEAGVTVAEVHAAAAGVRRRFPLGLASEGSATVGGVVSTNAGGTQVLRYGSTRNLVLGLEAVLPNGEVWNGLKHLRKDNTGYDLKQLLIGAEGTLGVVTAAGLKLVPVLDSRAVAFLGIASPEAAIELLARAKDAAGGAVEAFELMGRLGIEFAVKNIAGTRDPLAGAHPWYLLAEFASAEEGSAERAMERFLADGLEAGLIADAVVAQTQAQAQALWAIRENQSPAQKPEGATWKHDVSVPVSQVPAFLAKADAAMQAFAPGCRIAAFGHVGDGNIHYDVLRPDSGSDVEHSARRDEGSRIVHDLVASLGGSISAEHGLGAMKTAEAARYKSPVELAALKAVRQALDPGRILNPRVLF; encoded by the coding sequence ATGACCGCTCCCGTCCCCGCCGACGTGATCTCGCGCCTCAAGGCCGTGCTCGGCGAGGGCGGCTGGAGCGAGGATCCCCAGCGCATCGCGCCGAAGCTGGTGGAGTGGCGCGACCGCTGGGTCGGCCAGACCCCGTTCCTGGCGCTGCCCAAGACGACGTTCGAGGTGGCGGCGGTGGTCGGCGTCTGCGGACAGGCCGGCCAGCCGATCACCATCCAGGGCGGCAACACGGGGCTGGTCGGGGGACAGATCCCGCAGGGCGAGATCCTGCTCTCCACCGAACGGATGCGGGCGATCCGCGAGGTCTCGCCGCTGGACGACGTGATCACCGCCGAGGCCGGCGTCACCGTGGCCGAGGTGCATGCGGCGGCGGCGGGCGTGCGCCGCCGCTTCCCGCTGGGGCTGGCCTCGGAGGGCTCGGCCACCGTGGGCGGCGTCGTTTCGACCAACGCCGGCGGCACCCAGGTGCTGCGCTATGGCTCGACGCGCAACCTGGTGCTGGGTCTGGAGGCCGTGCTGCCGAACGGCGAGGTCTGGAACGGCCTGAAGCACCTGCGCAAGGACAACACCGGCTACGACCTGAAGCAGCTCCTGATCGGCGCCGAGGGCACCCTGGGCGTGGTGACGGCGGCGGGCCTGAAGCTGGTCCCGGTGCTGGACTCCCGCGCGGTCGCCTTCCTGGGGATCGCTTCCCCCGAGGCGGCCATCGAGCTGCTGGCCCGGGCCAAGGACGCGGCCGGCGGCGCCGTCGAGGCGTTCGAGCTGATGGGCCGGCTCGGCATCGAGTTCGCGGTGAAGAACATCGCCGGCACGCGCGACCCGCTGGCCGGCGCCCATCCCTGGTACCTGCTGGCCGAGTTCGCCTCGGCCGAGGAAGGCTCGGCCGAGCGGGCCATGGAGCGGTTCCTGGCCGATGGCCTGGAGGCGGGCCTGATCGCCGACGCCGTGGTCGCCCAGACGCAGGCGCAGGCGCAGGCGCTTTGGGCGATCCGCGAGAACCAGTCGCCGGCCCAGAAGCCCGAGGGCGCGACGTGGAAGCACGACGTCTCGGTCCCGGTGAGCCAGGTCCCCGCCTTCCTGGCCAAGGCCGACGCGGCGATGCAGGCGTTCGCGCCGGGCTGCCGGATCGCCGCCTTCGGCCATGTGGGCGACGGCAACATCCACTACGACGTGCTGCGGCCAGACAGCGGATCGGACGTCGAGCATTCGGCGAGGCGGGATGAAGGCTCGCGGATCGTCCACGATCTGGTGGCGAGCCTCGGCGGCTCGATCAGCGCCGAGCATGGCCTGGGAGCGATGAAGACGGCCGAAGCCGCGCGCTACAAGAGCCCGGTCGAGCTGGCGGCGCTGAAGGCCGTGCGGCAGGCGCTGGACCCGGGCCGGATCCTCAATCCGCGGGTTCTGTTCTAG
- a CDS encoding acyl-CoA dehydrogenase, which translates to MTFRAPVRDIAFALKTVGHSALVERAFPDLDEDTVQAVLEAAGAFADNELAPLNRRGDLEGARYENGKVTAAPGFAAAYKAFAEQGWNSLTADPLFGGQGLPKAMELAVFEMAHAANMAFALCPMLTQAAIEALTLHGTERQKRLVLPKLVSGEWTGAMVLTEPQAGSDLAALTTRAEPDGEGGYRLHGQKIFITWGDHDATDNIIHLVLARTPDAPPGVKGISLFLTSKYELKDDGSLGSRNDFRPGSIEHKLGIHASPTCVMLYEGAKAELVGELGQGLAHMFVMMNAARVQVGVQGVGIAERAFQQALAFAQERRQGRAVWSADYPAAIYDHPDVRRTLMLMKAKIEAARGICLTTGVLADLAHRAEDEDERAAAKARQELLTPIAKAWSTDVGVEVASAGVQIHGGMGFIEETGAAQHYRDARIAPIYEGTNGIQAADLVGRKVRMNGGETMRGLCAEMMLSAQALADSPGLAPVGRRLAEGVAALERATDWLLGADNGAALAASVPYLKLAGDVVGGWILGRLAIAADGSDEPWLQAKGALARLYAAQVLSTAPGAADGLGEGWDELEQTPAALLAG; encoded by the coding sequence ATGACCTTCCGAGCCCCCGTCCGCGACATCGCCTTCGCCCTCAAGACCGTCGGCCACTCGGCGCTGGTGGAACGCGCCTTCCCCGACCTCGACGAGGACACCGTCCAGGCCGTGCTCGAGGCCGCCGGCGCCTTCGCCGACAACGAGCTCGCGCCGCTGAACCGCCGCGGCGACCTGGAAGGCGCCCGTTACGAGAACGGCAAGGTCACCGCCGCGCCGGGCTTCGCCGCCGCCTACAAGGCCTTCGCCGAGCAGGGATGGAATTCCCTCACCGCCGATCCGCTGTTCGGCGGCCAGGGCCTGCCCAAGGCGATGGAGCTCGCCGTCTTCGAGATGGCGCACGCCGCCAACATGGCGTTCGCGCTCTGCCCCATGCTGACCCAGGCGGCGATCGAGGCCCTGACGCTGCACGGGACCGAGCGCCAGAAGCGCCTCGTGCTTCCCAAGCTCGTTTCCGGCGAGTGGACCGGCGCCATGGTGCTGACCGAACCGCAGGCCGGTTCGGACCTGGCCGCGCTGACCACCCGCGCCGAGCCCGACGGCGAAGGCGGCTACCGCCTGCACGGCCAGAAGATCTTCATCACCTGGGGCGACCACGACGCCACCGACAACATCATCCACCTGGTGCTGGCCCGCACGCCCGACGCGCCTCCGGGCGTCAAGGGCATCAGCCTCTTCCTGACCTCGAAGTACGAGCTGAAGGACGACGGCTCGCTGGGGTCGCGCAACGACTTCCGCCCCGGCTCCATCGAGCACAAGCTGGGCATCCACGCCTCGCCGACCTGCGTCATGCTCTACGAGGGCGCCAAGGCCGAGCTGGTCGGCGAACTGGGCCAGGGCCTGGCCCACATGTTCGTCATGATGAACGCCGCCCGGGTCCAGGTGGGCGTACAGGGGGTCGGCATCGCCGAGCGCGCCTTCCAGCAGGCGCTGGCCTTCGCCCAGGAGCGCCGGCAGGGCCGCGCCGTCTGGTCGGCCGACTATCCGGCGGCGATCTACGACCATCCCGACGTGCGCCGCACGCTGATGCTGATGAAGGCCAAGATCGAGGCGGCCCGGGGCATCTGCCTGACCACCGGCGTCCTGGCCGATCTCGCGCACCGCGCCGAGGACGAGGACGAGCGCGCCGCCGCCAAGGCGCGGCAGGAGCTGCTGACGCCGATCGCCAAGGCCTGGTCCACCGACGTCGGGGTCGAGGTCGCCTCGGCCGGCGTGCAGATCCATGGCGGCATGGGCTTCATCGAGGAGACCGGCGCGGCCCAGCACTACCGCGACGCCCGCATCGCCCCGATCTACGAAGGCACCAACGGCATCCAGGCCGCCGACCTCGTGGGCCGGAAGGTGCGGATGAACGGCGGCGAGACCATGCGCGGCCTCTGCGCCGAGATGATGCTCTCGGCCCAGGCGCTGGCCGACAGTCCCGGCCTCGCCCCGGTGGGCCGCCGGCTCGCCGAGGGCGTGGCGGCGCTGGAGCGCGCCACCGACTGGCTGCTCGGCGCGGACAACGGCGCGGCCCTGGCCGCCTCCGTTCCCTATCTGAAGCTCGCCGGGGATGTGGTGGGCGGCTGGATCCTCGGCCGACTGGCGATCGCCGCCGACGGTTCGGACGAGCCCTGGCTGCAGGCCAAGGGCGCGCTGGCCCGCCTCTACGCCGCCCAGGTGCTCAGCACCGCGCCCGGCGCCGCTGACGGCTTGGGCGAAGGCTGGGACGAGCTCGAACAGACCCCCGCCGCACTCCTCGCTGGGTAG
- a CDS encoding L-threonylcarbamoyladenylate synthase has protein sequence MDPTDPHTAAQALKAGGLVLMPTETVYGLAADAANPRAVAAVYEAKGRPSFNPLISHVADVGMARRIARFDPRAEALTARFWPGPLTLVLPAADTAAVCDLARAGLDTVAVRAPAHPLARALLQAFGGPVVAPSANRSGRPSPTTFAAALEETGYAAAAALDGGPCEVGLESTVVALLDEARLLRPGAVTRAEIEAVIGPLAEAEADARRSPGRLARHYAPDLPVRLDAAAPAAGEAFLAFGPAPETARTFNLSPSGDLKEAAANLFAMLRAADRSGASAIAVAPIPHEGLGEAINDRLKRAAGFVG, from the coding sequence GTGGACCCGACCGATCCCCATACGGCGGCGCAGGCGCTGAAGGCCGGCGGCCTCGTGCTGATGCCGACCGAGACGGTCTACGGACTGGCCGCCGACGCGGCGAACCCGCGCGCCGTCGCCGCCGTCTATGAGGCGAAGGGCCGGCCGAGCTTCAATCCCCTGATCTCGCATGTGGCGGACGTCGGCATGGCCCGCCGCATCGCGCGGTTCGACCCGCGGGCCGAGGCCCTGACGGCCCGGTTCTGGCCGGGGCCCCTGACCCTGGTGCTGCCGGCCGCGGACACGGCCGCGGTCTGCGACCTGGCCCGGGCCGGCCTCGACACGGTGGCCGTCCGCGCGCCCGCCCATCCGCTGGCCCGGGCCCTGCTGCAGGCGTTCGGCGGCCCGGTGGTGGCGCCGTCCGCCAACCGCTCGGGCCGCCCCAGCCCCACGACCTTTGCGGCGGCGCTGGAGGAGACCGGCTACGCCGCGGCGGCGGCGCTCGACGGCGGCCCCTGCGAGGTGGGGCTCGAATCGACCGTCGTCGCCTTGCTGGACGAAGCCCGCCTGCTCAGGCCGGGGGCGGTGACCCGCGCCGAGATCGAGGCGGTGATCGGGCCGCTGGCCGAGGCGGAGGCGGACGCCAGGCGCTCTCCCGGCCGGCTGGCGCGCCACTACGCGCCCGACCTGCCCGTGCGGCTGGACGCGGCGGCGCCCGCGGCCGGCGAGGCCTTCCTGGCGTTCGGCCCGGCGCCCGAGACGGCGCGGACGTTCAACCTCAGCCCGTCCGGCGACCTGAAGGAGGCTGCGGCCAACCTCTTCGCCATGCTGCGGGCGGCGGACCGCTCGGGAGCGTCGGCCATCGCCGTCGCGCCGATCCCGCACGAGGGCCTGGGCGAGGCCATCAACGACCGGCTGAAGCGCGCGGCCGGGTTCGTGGGCTGA
- a CDS encoding NfeD family protein: MQLLGDIYAAQPFWIWVALAAGLLAIEIMTGTGWLLWAAASAGAVAIATAIGDLSFAMALLVFAALTIASSLLARRYLPRSVMAAGGDINDNVDRLVGRRGSAVHAFKGGAGRVFIDGKEWPAELEDGERLEAGASVEVVGVTGVHLRVRRAGQA; the protein is encoded by the coding sequence ATGCAGCTGCTCGGCGACATCTATGCGGCCCAGCCGTTCTGGATCTGGGTGGCCCTGGCCGCCGGCCTGCTGGCGATCGAGATCATGACCGGCACCGGCTGGCTGCTCTGGGCGGCGGCCTCGGCCGGGGCGGTGGCGATCGCCACGGCCATCGGCGACCTGTCCTTCGCCATGGCGCTGCTGGTCTTCGCCGCGCTCACCATCGCCTCGTCCCTGCTGGCCCGGCGCTACCTGCCCCGGTCTGTGATGGCCGCCGGCGGCGACATCAACGACAACGTCGACCGCCTCGTGGGCCGGCGCGGCTCGGCGGTCCACGCGTTCAAGGGGGGCGCGGGCCGCGTGTTCATCGACGGCAAGGAATGGCCCGCCGAACTCGAGGACGGCGAGCGTCTGGAGGCCGGGGCCAGCGTCGAGGTGGTGGGGGTCACGGGCGTGCATCTGCGGGTCCGGCGGGCCGGGCAGGCGTAA